The following proteins are co-located in the Malus sylvestris chromosome 13, drMalSylv7.2, whole genome shotgun sequence genome:
- the LOC126597766 gene encoding ribonucleoside-diphosphate reductase small chain A-like codes for MGSLENGTERGNGEEQVTEQEEEPILMEQTQRFCMFPVRYKQVWEMYKKAEASFWTAEEVDLSQDVQQWDALSDSERHFISHVLAFFAASDGIVLENLAARFLTDVQIPEARAFYGFQLAMENIHSEMYSLLLETYIKDSTEKHRLFNAIESIPCVSRKAKWALDWIHSSNSFAERLVAFACVEGIFFSGSFCAIFWLKKRGLMPGLTFSNELISRDEGLHCDFACLLYGLLRKQLNWEKVHGIIHEAVEIETEFVCEALPCALIGMNSDLMSQYIKFVADRLLVALGCQRKYNVDNPFDWMEFISLQGKTNFFERRVGDYQKASVMSGLQDGGRNFIFKLDADF; via the exons ATGGGTTCTCTGGAAAATGGGACGGAGAGGGGAAATGGAGAAGAACAAGTAACAGAGCAGGAGGAGGAGCCGATATTAATGGAGCAGACGCAGAGGTTTTGTATGTTTCCTGTTCGTTACAAGCAGGTGTGGGAGATGTACAAGAAGGCCGAGGCCAGTTTCTGGACTG CTGAGGAGGTTGACCTCTCCCAGGATGTACAACAGTGGGATGCTTTGTCCGACTCTGAAAGACACTTTATAAGCCATGTCCTTGCATTTTTTGCTGCATCTGATGGGATAGTTTTGGAGAATTTGGCTGCAAGATTCTTAACTGATGTTCAAATTCCTGAG GCTCGGGCATTCTATGGATTTCAACTTGCAATGGAGAATATACATTCAG AGATGTACAGCTTGCTTTTGGAGACATACATCAAGGATTCCACGGAGAAGCACAGATTGTTCAATGCAATTGAAAGCATTCCTTGTGTGTCTAGGAAGGCTAAGTGGGCTTTGGATTGGATACACAG TTCCAATTCATTTGCGGAGAGACTTGTTGCTTTTGCATGTGTTGAAGGAATCTTCTTCTCGGGAAG CTTCTGTGCCATATTCTGGCTTAAAAAGAGGGGACTAATGCCCGGGTTGACATTCTCAAACGAGCTTATATCTAGAGATGAGGGTCTTCACTGTGATTTTGCTTGCCTTTTGTACGG TTTGTTGCGGAAGCAACTAAATtgggaaaaagttcatggaattATACATGAAGCTGTTGAGATTGAGACTGAATTTGTTTGTGAGGCCCTCCCATGCGCATTGATTGGCATGAACTCAGATCTTATGAGCCAGTACATAAAATTTGTTGCTGATCGACTCTTG GTTGCATTAGGGTGCCAGAGGAAGTACAATGTGGACAATCCTTTTGACTGGATGGAGTTTATTTCTTTGCA AGGAAAGACGAACTTTTTCGAGAGAAGGGTTGGTGACTATCAAAAAGCATCTGTTATGTCGGGCCTCCAAGATGGTGGCAGAAATTTCATCTTCAAGCTGGACGCCGACTTCTAG
- the LOC126597064 gene encoding mediator of RNA polymerase II transcription subunit 33A-like isoform X1: MEGSFRGSLWGSVVELTKGAQQKGSDPQLWVIQLSSNLNSMGVSLPSVELANVLVSHICWENNVPIAWKFLEKALMLKIVPPMLVLALLSQRVIPSRRSQPVAYRLYMELLKRHIFTLKSQINGPNYQIIMKSIESVLHLSWNFGFPASDPGILVVEFLFSIVWQLVDASLDDEGFLNCTLEKKSKWAIEPQEMEIDCEGSYYAKRSEHNEILLEANTVMAIEIIGQFLQNNATSRILDLAHRNLPVHWTSFTQRLQMLASNSLALRNSKTLTAEALINLTSDGRMVLPRECKTTSLLKYHAVMAYRSLTSAGLCHGASRSALWLPLDLVLEDAMDGYQVDATSAVEVITGLVKTLRAINSTSWHDTFLGLWIAALRLVQRERYPIEGPVPRLDTRLCMLLSITTLVVADLIEEEEIAPTNKNECGSINRWKEKEVLGQRRNDLVSSLQTLGDYQGLLTPPQSVVSAANQAAAKAILILSGVSAGSRYFECISMKDMPINFSGNMRHLIVEACIARSLLDTSAYSWPGYVNGRINQLPQGVPTQGLDWSSFMLGAMLTPAMANSLVSSPASSLAELEKVFEVAVNGSNGEKISAATVLCGASLIRGWNIQEHTAHFIIRLLSPPVPADYSGDDSHLIGYAPMLNVLIVGIASVDCVQIFSLHGLVPQLACSLMPICEVFGSCVPNVSWTLSTGEQISAHAVFSNAFTLLLKLWRFNHPPLEHGVGDVPTVASRLTPEYLLSVRNSYLVSSGSPHQDRNKRRLSAVASSSSPEPVFVDSFPKLKVWYRQHQACIASTLSGLVHGTPVHQIVDGLLNMMFTKINRGSQSISSVNSPSSSSSGPGNEDNSLRPKLPAWDILEAIPFVVDAALTACAHGKLSPRELATGLKDLADFLPASLATIVSYFSAEVTRGIWKPVFMNGTDWPSPAVNLSYVEEQIKKILAATGVHVPSLAAGGSSPATLPMPLAAFVSLTITYKIDRASERFLSLAGPTLECLAAGCPWPCMPIVASLWTQKAKRWSDFLVFSASRTVFLQNSDSMVQLLKSCFTATLGLNATPISSNGGVGALLGHGFGSHFCGGISPVAPGILYLRVYRSITDIVFMTEEIVTILMHSVREIACSARPKERLEKSKTTRNPMRYQQVSLDGAMSKVKQAASLGASLVWLTGGLCLVQSLITETLPSWFISTHGSEQEQGSEGMVPMLCGYALAYFAVLCGAFAWGIDSSSSASKRRPKILHIHMEFLASALDGKISLGCDSATWRAYVSGFVTLMVGCTPHWVLEVDVDVLKRLSNGLRQWNEEELALALLGIGGVGTMGAAAELIVENEM, encoded by the exons ATGGAGGGTTCTTTCCGAGGCAGTCTCTGGGGCAGTGTGGTGGAGCTGACCAAAGGGGCACAGCAAAAGGGTAGTGATCCTCAGCTCTGGGTCATACAGTTGTCCTCCAACTTGAACTCCATGGGAGTTTCTTTGCCCTCGGTGGAGCTCGCCAACGTGTTGGTTTCTCACATTTGCTGGGAAAACAACGTGCCCATCGCGTGGAAGTTTCTGGAGAAGGCTCTGATGTTGAAGATTGTGCCCCCCATGCTTGTTCTTGCTCTGCTTTCACAAAG GGTCATTCCAAGTCGACGTTCCCAGCCAGTGGCATATAGACTCTACATGGAACTCCTTAAGAGACACATTTTTACCCTTAAATCTCAGATAAACGGGCCAAATTATCAAAT AATCATGAAATCTATAGAATCTGTTCTTCATCTTTCCTGGAATTTTGGTTTTCCAGCAAGTGACCCTGGGATTCTTGTggttgagtttttattttcaattgtaTGGCAATTGGTTGATGCATCATTAGATGATGAAGGATTTCTGAACTGTACACTCGAAAAGAAGTCCAAATGGGCAATTGAACCTCAAGAAATGGAGATAGATTGTGAGGGTAGTTATTATGCGAAGAGGAGTGAACACAATGAGATACTGCTGGAAGCAAATACTGTCATGGCCATTGAGATAATTGGGcaatttcttcaaaataatGCAACATCAAGAATTCTTGACTTGGCTCACCGAAACTT GCCTGTACATTGGACAAGTTTTACTCAACGATTACAGATGCTTGCATCAAACTCATTAGCATTAAGAAATTCGAAAACTCTTACAGCAGAGGCTCTTATAAACTTGACTTCAGATGGTCGCATGGTCTTGCCTCGAGAATGTAAAACAACTTCTTTGCTGAAGTATCATGCAGTGATGGCTTATAGATCTCTCACTTCTGCTGGTCTGTGTCACGGGGCTAGTCGTTCTGCTTTGTGGCTTCCTCTTGATCTTGTATTAGAAGATGCCATGGATGGATATCAAGTTGACGCAACAAGTGCTGTTGAAGTAATTACTG gtttggTTAAAACCCTTCGAGCAATAAATAGCACAAGCTGGCATGATACCTTTTTAGGCCTTTGGATAGCAGCTCTTCGTCTTGTACAGAGG GAAAGGTATCCCATAGAGGGGCCTGTGCCTCGCCTCGACACCCGCTTATGCATGCTATTGAGTATCACAACACTTGTGGTTGCTGATctgattgaggaggaggaaaTTGCACCAACCAACAAAAATGAATGTGGCTCAATCAATCGCTGGAAAGAAAAAGAGGTTCTAGGACAGCGCCGCAATGATTTAGTCTCCAGCCTACAGACACTGGGTGATTATCAGGGTTTGCTGACTCCGCCGCAGTCTGTTGTTTCAGCTGCCAATCAGGCTGCTGCAAAAGCAATACTGATCCTTTCAGGTGTCAGTGCTGGGAGCAGATACTTTGAGTGCATCAGTATGAAAGACATGCCTATCAACTTCT CTGGAAACATGCGTCATTTGATAGTTGAGGCCTGTATTGCTAGAAGTCTACTGGATACCTCTGCATATTCCTGGCCAGGTTATGTTAATGGGCGCATCAACCAGTTACCtcagggcgtgccaactcaagGGCTTGATTGGTCATCATTTATGTTGGGGGCTATGCTTACTCCAGCAATGGCTAATTCTTTGGTTTCCAGTCCTGCTTCAAG CTTAGCAGAACTCGAGAAAGTATTTGAGGTTGCAGTCAATGGATCCAACGGCGAGAAGATTTCTGCTGCTACCGTTTTGTGTGGCGCCTCACTAATTAGAGGATGGAATATACAG GAACATACTGCTCATTTTATCATTAGATTACTGTCCCCTCCGGTTCCGGCTGACTATTCTGGGGATGACAGCCATTTAATAGGTTATGCACCGATGCTGAATGTCCTCATTGTTGGAATAGCATCTGTAGACTGCGTTCAGATTTTCTCTTTACATGGCTTG GTCCCACAACTAGCATGTTCATTGATGCCTATTTGTGAGGTGTTCGGTTCATGTGTTCCCAATGTCTCCTGGACTCTATCAACAGGAGAACAAATCTCTGCTCATGCTGTGTTTTCGAATGCATTTACTCTCCTTTTGAAGCTGTGGAGGTTTAATCATCCTCCTCTTGAGCATGGGGTGGGAGATGTACCCACGGTTGCATCCCGACTTACACCTGAGTACCTCCTATCTGTAAGAAACTCTTACCTAGTATCTTCTGGAAGTCCTCACCAGGATCGAAATAAGAGGAGACTCTCTGCTGTTGCAAGTTCATCATCTCCAGAACCTGTATTTGTGGACTCATTTCCAAAACTAAAAGTTTGGTATAGACAGCATCAAGCTTGTATAGCCTCAACCCTCTCTGGTCTTGTTCACGGAACCCCTGTCCATCAGATTGTTGATGGGCTTCTTAACATGATGTTCACAAAGATTAACAGAGGAAGCCAGTCTATATCTTCCGTTAATTCTCCAAGTAGTAGTTCTTCGGGACCCGGAAATGAAGACAACTCTCTGAGACCTAAATTACCTGCCTGGGATATCCTGGAAGCTATTCCCTTTGTGGTTGATGCTGCTCTAACAGCCTGTGCTCATGGAAAACTTTCACCTCGTGAACTTGCTACAG GGCTTAAGGATTTAGCAGATTTTCTTCCTGCATCTTTGGCAACCATTGTGAGCTACTTTTCTGCTGAAGTAACTCGGGGTATTTGGAAACCAGTTTTTATGAATGGAACAGATTGGCCCAGTCCGGCTGTGAATCTATCCTATGTTGAGGAACAGATTAAGAAAATCCTAGCTGCTACTGGTGTTCATGTCCCTAGCCTTGCAGCAG GTGGAAGCTCTCCAGCTACACTTCCAATGCCCCTAGCTGCGTTTGTGAGTCTTACTATTACTTACAAGATTGACCGAGCATCAGAACGCTTCCTCAGTTTGGCTGGCCCCACCTTGGAGTGCCTTGCAGCTGGTTGCCCGTGGCCTTGTATGCCAATTGTCGCATCTCTTTGGACTCAAAAGGCCAAGCGATGGAGCGACTTCCTTGTCTTTTCTGCATCTCGGACTGTTTTCCTCCAGAACAGTGATTCAATGGTTCAGCTTCTTAAAAGCTGCTTTACTGCCACACTTGGACTGAATGCCACTCCTATTTCGAGTAATGGTGGTGTTGGAGCACTTCTTGGccatggatttggatcccatttCTGTGGTGGGATTTCCCCCGTTGCACCAGGGATTCTTTACCTACGTGTGTACCGATCAATTACAGATATAGTCTTCATGACAGAAGAGATTGTTACTATCTTGATGCATTCTGTAAGAGAGATAGCATGCAGTGCTCGTCCTaaagagagattggagaagtcGAAGACAACAAGAAACCCAATGAGATATCAACAGGTTTCACTTGATGGAGCAATGTCTAAGGTGAAACAAGCAGCTTCACTTGGGGCATCTTTAGTATGGTTAACAGGAGGCTTGTGTCTGGTTCAGTCATTGATCACTGAAACCTTGCCTTCTTGGTTTATATCTACACATGGCTCCGAGCAGGAACAAGGGTCAGAAGGAATGGTTCCCATGCTTTGCGGCTATGCGCTTGCATACTTTGCAGTGCTCTGTGGAGCTTTTGCTTGGGGCATTGACTCGTCATCATCAGCATCAAAACGGCGTCCTAAAATCCTACATATCCACATGGAGTTTCTTGCAAGTGCACTTGATGGGAAGATATCACTTGGTTGTGATTCTGCAACATGGCGTGCCTATGTGTCGGGTTTTGTAACCCTAATGGTCGGTTGCACACCACATTGGGTGCTCGAGGTTGATGTAGACGTGTTGAAGAGACTGAGTAATGGTCTGAGGCAGTGGAACGAGGAAGAGCTTGCTCTGGCCTTGCTGGGGATCGGAGGCGTCGGTACAATGGGAGCGGCCGCTGAACTCATAGTCGAAAATGAGATGTAA
- the LOC126597064 gene encoding mediator of RNA polymerase II transcription subunit 33A-like isoform X2, translating to MEIDCEGSYYAKRSEHNEILLEANTVMAIEIIGQFLQNNATSRILDLAHRNLPVHWTSFTQRLQMLASNSLALRNSKTLTAEALINLTSDGRMVLPRECKTTSLLKYHAVMAYRSLTSAGLCHGASRSALWLPLDLVLEDAMDGYQVDATSAVEVITGLVKTLRAINSTSWHDTFLGLWIAALRLVQRERYPIEGPVPRLDTRLCMLLSITTLVVADLIEEEEIAPTNKNECGSINRWKEKEVLGQRRNDLVSSLQTLGDYQGLLTPPQSVVSAANQAAAKAILILSGVSAGSRYFECISMKDMPINFSGNMRHLIVEACIARSLLDTSAYSWPGYVNGRINQLPQGVPTQGLDWSSFMLGAMLTPAMANSLVSSPASSLAELEKVFEVAVNGSNGEKISAATVLCGASLIRGWNIQEHTAHFIIRLLSPPVPADYSGDDSHLIGYAPMLNVLIVGIASVDCVQIFSLHGLVPQLACSLMPICEVFGSCVPNVSWTLSTGEQISAHAVFSNAFTLLLKLWRFNHPPLEHGVGDVPTVASRLTPEYLLSVRNSYLVSSGSPHQDRNKRRLSAVASSSSPEPVFVDSFPKLKVWYRQHQACIASTLSGLVHGTPVHQIVDGLLNMMFTKINRGSQSISSVNSPSSSSSGPGNEDNSLRPKLPAWDILEAIPFVVDAALTACAHGKLSPRELATGLKDLADFLPASLATIVSYFSAEVTRGIWKPVFMNGTDWPSPAVNLSYVEEQIKKILAATGVHVPSLAAGGSSPATLPMPLAAFVSLTITYKIDRASERFLSLAGPTLECLAAGCPWPCMPIVASLWTQKAKRWSDFLVFSASRTVFLQNSDSMVQLLKSCFTATLGLNATPISSNGGVGALLGHGFGSHFCGGISPVAPGILYLRVYRSITDIVFMTEEIVTILMHSVREIACSARPKERLEKSKTTRNPMRYQQVSLDGAMSKVKQAASLGASLVWLTGGLCLVQSLITETLPSWFISTHGSEQEQGSEGMVPMLCGYALAYFAVLCGAFAWGIDSSSSASKRRPKILHIHMEFLASALDGKISLGCDSATWRAYVSGFVTLMVGCTPHWVLEVDVDVLKRLSNGLRQWNEEELALALLGIGGVGTMGAAAELIVENEM from the exons ATGGAGATAGATTGTGAGGGTAGTTATTATGCGAAGAGGAGTGAACACAATGAGATACTGCTGGAAGCAAATACTGTCATGGCCATTGAGATAATTGGGcaatttcttcaaaataatGCAACATCAAGAATTCTTGACTTGGCTCACCGAAACTT GCCTGTACATTGGACAAGTTTTACTCAACGATTACAGATGCTTGCATCAAACTCATTAGCATTAAGAAATTCGAAAACTCTTACAGCAGAGGCTCTTATAAACTTGACTTCAGATGGTCGCATGGTCTTGCCTCGAGAATGTAAAACAACTTCTTTGCTGAAGTATCATGCAGTGATGGCTTATAGATCTCTCACTTCTGCTGGTCTGTGTCACGGGGCTAGTCGTTCTGCTTTGTGGCTTCCTCTTGATCTTGTATTAGAAGATGCCATGGATGGATATCAAGTTGACGCAACAAGTGCTGTTGAAGTAATTACTG gtttggTTAAAACCCTTCGAGCAATAAATAGCACAAGCTGGCATGATACCTTTTTAGGCCTTTGGATAGCAGCTCTTCGTCTTGTACAGAGG GAAAGGTATCCCATAGAGGGGCCTGTGCCTCGCCTCGACACCCGCTTATGCATGCTATTGAGTATCACAACACTTGTGGTTGCTGATctgattgaggaggaggaaaTTGCACCAACCAACAAAAATGAATGTGGCTCAATCAATCGCTGGAAAGAAAAAGAGGTTCTAGGACAGCGCCGCAATGATTTAGTCTCCAGCCTACAGACACTGGGTGATTATCAGGGTTTGCTGACTCCGCCGCAGTCTGTTGTTTCAGCTGCCAATCAGGCTGCTGCAAAAGCAATACTGATCCTTTCAGGTGTCAGTGCTGGGAGCAGATACTTTGAGTGCATCAGTATGAAAGACATGCCTATCAACTTCT CTGGAAACATGCGTCATTTGATAGTTGAGGCCTGTATTGCTAGAAGTCTACTGGATACCTCTGCATATTCCTGGCCAGGTTATGTTAATGGGCGCATCAACCAGTTACCtcagggcgtgccaactcaagGGCTTGATTGGTCATCATTTATGTTGGGGGCTATGCTTACTCCAGCAATGGCTAATTCTTTGGTTTCCAGTCCTGCTTCAAG CTTAGCAGAACTCGAGAAAGTATTTGAGGTTGCAGTCAATGGATCCAACGGCGAGAAGATTTCTGCTGCTACCGTTTTGTGTGGCGCCTCACTAATTAGAGGATGGAATATACAG GAACATACTGCTCATTTTATCATTAGATTACTGTCCCCTCCGGTTCCGGCTGACTATTCTGGGGATGACAGCCATTTAATAGGTTATGCACCGATGCTGAATGTCCTCATTGTTGGAATAGCATCTGTAGACTGCGTTCAGATTTTCTCTTTACATGGCTTG GTCCCACAACTAGCATGTTCATTGATGCCTATTTGTGAGGTGTTCGGTTCATGTGTTCCCAATGTCTCCTGGACTCTATCAACAGGAGAACAAATCTCTGCTCATGCTGTGTTTTCGAATGCATTTACTCTCCTTTTGAAGCTGTGGAGGTTTAATCATCCTCCTCTTGAGCATGGGGTGGGAGATGTACCCACGGTTGCATCCCGACTTACACCTGAGTACCTCCTATCTGTAAGAAACTCTTACCTAGTATCTTCTGGAAGTCCTCACCAGGATCGAAATAAGAGGAGACTCTCTGCTGTTGCAAGTTCATCATCTCCAGAACCTGTATTTGTGGACTCATTTCCAAAACTAAAAGTTTGGTATAGACAGCATCAAGCTTGTATAGCCTCAACCCTCTCTGGTCTTGTTCACGGAACCCCTGTCCATCAGATTGTTGATGGGCTTCTTAACATGATGTTCACAAAGATTAACAGAGGAAGCCAGTCTATATCTTCCGTTAATTCTCCAAGTAGTAGTTCTTCGGGACCCGGAAATGAAGACAACTCTCTGAGACCTAAATTACCTGCCTGGGATATCCTGGAAGCTATTCCCTTTGTGGTTGATGCTGCTCTAACAGCCTGTGCTCATGGAAAACTTTCACCTCGTGAACTTGCTACAG GGCTTAAGGATTTAGCAGATTTTCTTCCTGCATCTTTGGCAACCATTGTGAGCTACTTTTCTGCTGAAGTAACTCGGGGTATTTGGAAACCAGTTTTTATGAATGGAACAGATTGGCCCAGTCCGGCTGTGAATCTATCCTATGTTGAGGAACAGATTAAGAAAATCCTAGCTGCTACTGGTGTTCATGTCCCTAGCCTTGCAGCAG GTGGAAGCTCTCCAGCTACACTTCCAATGCCCCTAGCTGCGTTTGTGAGTCTTACTATTACTTACAAGATTGACCGAGCATCAGAACGCTTCCTCAGTTTGGCTGGCCCCACCTTGGAGTGCCTTGCAGCTGGTTGCCCGTGGCCTTGTATGCCAATTGTCGCATCTCTTTGGACTCAAAAGGCCAAGCGATGGAGCGACTTCCTTGTCTTTTCTGCATCTCGGACTGTTTTCCTCCAGAACAGTGATTCAATGGTTCAGCTTCTTAAAAGCTGCTTTACTGCCACACTTGGACTGAATGCCACTCCTATTTCGAGTAATGGTGGTGTTGGAGCACTTCTTGGccatggatttggatcccatttCTGTGGTGGGATTTCCCCCGTTGCACCAGGGATTCTTTACCTACGTGTGTACCGATCAATTACAGATATAGTCTTCATGACAGAAGAGATTGTTACTATCTTGATGCATTCTGTAAGAGAGATAGCATGCAGTGCTCGTCCTaaagagagattggagaagtcGAAGACAACAAGAAACCCAATGAGATATCAACAGGTTTCACTTGATGGAGCAATGTCTAAGGTGAAACAAGCAGCTTCACTTGGGGCATCTTTAGTATGGTTAACAGGAGGCTTGTGTCTGGTTCAGTCATTGATCACTGAAACCTTGCCTTCTTGGTTTATATCTACACATGGCTCCGAGCAGGAACAAGGGTCAGAAGGAATGGTTCCCATGCTTTGCGGCTATGCGCTTGCATACTTTGCAGTGCTCTGTGGAGCTTTTGCTTGGGGCATTGACTCGTCATCATCAGCATCAAAACGGCGTCCTAAAATCCTACATATCCACATGGAGTTTCTTGCAAGTGCACTTGATGGGAAGATATCACTTGGTTGTGATTCTGCAACATGGCGTGCCTATGTGTCGGGTTTTGTAACCCTAATGGTCGGTTGCACACCACATTGGGTGCTCGAGGTTGATGTAGACGTGTTGAAGAGACTGAGTAATGGTCTGAGGCAGTGGAACGAGGAAGAGCTTGCTCTGGCCTTGCTGGGGATCGGAGGCGTCGGTACAATGGGAGCGGCCGCTGAACTCATAGTCGAAAATGAGATGTAA
- the LOC126597194 gene encoding endo-1,3;1,4-beta-D-glucanase-like → MAANSECFNNPPPLSSTSGPGTLLQLGGLTTYVAGPSESKLAILLISDIWGYENLNLRKIADKVAAAGFLVVVPDFFYGDPVNPANPQFDADIWFKIHSTEKGCEDAKPLIAALKSQGVSAIGAAGFCWGGNVAVKLGRTDEIQAAVILHPGRITDEEIDQVKVPTAILGAETDKHSPAEQMKHFGDILSTKSELFDSFVKIYPGAAHGWTTKYNSEDELAVKRAEEAHLDMLNWLTKYVK, encoded by the exons ATGGCAGCTAACAGTGAATGCTTCAACAACCCGCCGCCACTGAGCTCAACCTCCGGACCTGGGACTCTCCTACAACTTGGGGGCCTTACGACCTACGTCGCTGGCCCATCCGAATCCAAGCTTGCAATCCTTCTAATCTCCGATATTTGGG GCTATGAAAACCTAAATCTGAG GAAAATAGCGGATAAAGTTGCTGCAGCTGGATTTTTGGTGGTAGTTCCTGATTTCTTTTACGGCGACCCTGTTAATCCCGCTAACCCGCAGTTCGATGCAGATATATGGTTCAAAATTCATAGCACG GAGAAAGGATGCGAAGATGCAAAACCGTTGATTGCTGCTCTGAAGAGTCAAGGCGTTTCCGCCATCGGAGCTGCAGGCTTTTGCTGGGGAG GGAATGTGGCGGTGAAACTAGGGAGAACCGATGAGATTCAGGCCGCTGTAATACTGCATCCTGGTCGAATAACAGATGAGGAAATCGATC AGGTTAAGGTTCCTACTGCAATATTGGGAGCTGAGACTGACAAGCATTCACCCGCTGAACAAATGAAACACTTTGGGGATATTTTATCAACTAAATCTGAG CTGTTTGATAGCTTTGTGAAAATATATCCTGGAGCGGCTCATGGATGGACAACAAAGTACAAttctgaggatgaattggcagtCAAGAGAGCTGAGGAGGCTCATTTGGACATGTTAAATTGGCTTACCAAATATGTCAAGTGA